The segment aaaaagcatgtgagaaaatGCAGAATTCCTGACCAAAAATCTACCCAGGAGGGTAAAGCCGGAATATGCCTATAGAATTTATAGTATAGTTTTTTTCATCTATAGAttctctgaattttaaaatctcaaaaacCTGGAATacattttgtggaaaaaagatttattgacAAACTAAAAATAGTGTAAAcctgtaaaaaaatttccgaattcttaaaattagatttagtaagcaggatatttctgtagaaatgcagataaattaaaagttcaaatatacttttttaaattctgtgtCTATATAGTCCTGCGTAAAGAAACATTTTGCTTACGGCCAcgctgaattaaaaattaactcaaaaaacttaatcatgaatatttttctaagcttCCAATCGTCACCGAACCACGAAATAAGTGCGAATCATGGAAGTACATGCTTAAACAGccatacttaaaatttatctaaaaacaGTTTAACGCCATTTGAATTGCATTGTGAGTCATGTGAGAAAattgtccaatttttttaaactttaggTGGAATTTGAAGCCCAAAAATcttgttgatctcttttccaGTCCAAAtcatcaatcaatcaaaaaagCAGTTAAAAAAGTGTGAATTACGCTGAAATTCATGCAgtaaaataaagattaatgaataaaacacaatctttatacaatattttagcaaactaaaaaggatttttacacatttttcatATTCTAAAAATGTCGTAATTTAAAgtgacaaatttaacaaaagaaaaattttataatttttattaatttacatagGACAAATTAAAgtcatttttaatagtttgtTTTCATGCGccattaattgatatttatgtCATCCTGTAATTagtaaatgataatttttcttattaaaaataaaaaaacggatTTACAGAAAAACTACCGTCACTCCAgactctattttaaaataccgtTCCCTGCTCTCGTCACAGAAATTGAATATATAAGCTGTTTACATATTCATTGCgacaaaaatccttttttgtaatcattattgtaatttttggtCCTTCCTAAGTGTGTCTGGgtggagaataaataaatatagaaataaGTGAAAAACTCTTATAAGCCATCAACCTGAATGCTCCTCATCAAGTTTCCAGCAGAACATTTAAAGTATCACCTTTCTGACACTGATGGGCAGTGCTCGCAGACAGGAAGCGACTTAATGGAACAAAGGCCCGTACGAAAATAACACGACGCAGAatgcagagagaaaaagaagcgTGCAAAAATGGCAATACCTCTTCCGTTCTGCTGACTGAGGACGAGCATCCTGCTGTGCCTGATGGACGCCCTGGTCGGCTGGTGGCGCGCCGACAGGGGGGTGCGGGCCAGGTTGACCGGCACCGTGGTGGTCAGGTTGACGGCCTGCGAGGGCGGCGCATCGGCAGTGGCCGACGCGTCCAGCAGGGCCGACGCGCCCAGCTCGGCCATCGACATGTCCGGCTGCTGCGCGATGTTGTCGTACAGCGATAGCGGCCGCTGACCCCTGGCCCTGACCCCGGCCTGCCGAGGGGGACTGTCGGCGGCCATCAAGCCTGCCTTTCTTCAGGTCACGTGCTCCTCTGCATGGCCAGTCGTGTGGGAAGCGAAAGGAAACGAACGAAACGCGGCCAGTGGAGCGTGTCCGAGGCACCCGGCTCGGCTGCGTCGGCGGAACTAGCGTGGATTCTCGATCGCgacgaacgcgcgcgcggcccctTCGAGCGGCCCGCCGGTGCGTGTAGGGGGAGTGATTATGCCGGCCCGCGCGACATGCCCATTATGTGCGTGTGTgctgtttataaataaacccTATCCTGCTCTACGAGCGCTGCATTATGTGTCTCTACTCTTGCTTCCTTTCGCCAGTTCGGTCCCAATGCCCAGAGCTTTTTTCGGCTCAACTCgagcataaaattaatttacacaaCATTTGACATTTCCGCATGCCCCGTGAATTGATTTATCCGTTTATATCAACAGAATTGGGCAGTTGCGTCGTTGCGTGCACAGAAAACAGGAATTCAATTAGGCTGTTGTTTCTTTTCGAGGAAATGTTACTTTTGTTTTTCACCACGGCtcgttattttgttttttcgtatatttttaatttgattgctcAAACTTGATTGTTTTTTGATTAGATATATCACACAATTGCtaacaagaaaaaacaaattgcatttattttttatattttagatgAATAAgccattttgtttaaaaaaaaaaatttaaaattattaaattaagagACACGCAAATTTGGCTAAATAACTATAAGGTCAAAAGAGTAATAATTggcagcatttaaaaaatctctaataactgatatttttgcttctcTATAAGAAAAGTGAGGGAGGTAAATCAGATTACCTATGAAACCccataaattttccaaataaatataaaataaataaataaataagagcaGCAACTTACCTTAAAATTAGTCTAGAAaatttggagccgattttatAAAGGTTCTCACTTTCTGGTTAACTTaaaaagatatatatatatatcgaaAAACTAAATCTTCTGTTAATGTTATTCTGCatccgatttttatttcttactgCATTTTtacaactaattgtaagtgaaACCTTACATATATCAAGATTTTATATGTATTGTTCTGAAATTTCGTTAAAGGGTCATCATaacctaatttaaataaaaatcgttttgaaaaaatattttttattgttatccCTGTAATATTGACAATTTCTCTTGTGTTAAACAGTAACCggaaccaaaatattttcttctgacTTAAAGACAAACTTGGCTGGCAGCAACCATTCCAAAATAAAGAGGTTGCTGGTTGGCATTTTTTATCGTGCGGTGCCTGTGCACGCCAAAACGAACATCAAAATCCCCACGCACACACctttggaatatttaattagataaAAGACGCGGCCTCGCTGGCGTTTGTTCTGGTCGTCTCGTCACAGACAAACAAAAAGCACTTTTTCACCGTCCGCAATAGACTAGAAGCGCTTTCGAAGAAGACGATGAGTCTCTctcgatttaaaatcaaagcagAAGAGTGCTCCCAAACGACCTGGCCACTGGCACCAAGCCTTTTAGAAAAAtagctttctctctctgcctGCCGATGATTTGAGTCTTTGTCGCCGCCCCACTAGACAAATTCAAAGTGAAAGGCACTCTGGGTGGGTAAGTCTTTTTTGGTATTCCGAAATCAATCAATCTTGCTCACTCGCTGATGAGAACGGAGAGAGGAGAAAAGTCAGTGGAAATGACAGCACGCTGCGGTATGTTATGATTTAATCCCTTTATTAACCAAATACAATAATTGAAGTTTTCTATTGGATACAGATTTTCTTTGTAAGAAATGAGTTAAGCTTCTTTGACAATAAATATTCAGCGTAAACTAAAACATAAGAATGTTGGCGTCTAAAAAGAATCTGTGAATGCTCTTACTTGAGGACATgtaaaaattaacgaaaacagaaaaaagtaaattgtagataattgtttttttcattcttgttTCTTTTTATGCTAATGCTTAGCTTCAGTTCGGCACGTTgtaaaaaacacaataaattacaTACAACTTGCATGGACCTCCCAAGTCCCTGATCCACTCGGAGCCACTTACTTAATGGAATCACAATAATCATCGTAATACTTGTTTCGACAAACCCCTTGAGTTAAAGTAATTGGTTAAATGAAGCCACCTAACTGAATGCTCTATCAGTCTACTAGGTTGATGAGCCAAACCCACCGGATCAGCTTCTGGGAAAGTCGACTCGCGCACGTCCGATTCCATTCATCAAACCCTGCTTAActtgttttctctttttcttgtgttatttgtttttctaacTCTTTTAAACTTCACTTGTTCGTGCAAAAAGAAGAAAGGCCCAGAAAATCAAGCATATTTTGTCAGCTCCAGAACCGAGTGCGGCAGCGGCAGGACACAACCCATTTCCAGGAGGGATAAAAACGATTAAGTAAATGTGCCAGTCGTCGCGGTTAATCTAAAATGCAAGAggactcgctcgctcggttCGCTCCTTCAGATATTGGGGAATCATAGCCACCAAATATGCACGCATTTTCTTGCTCTTTCTTGCTTTTCTGCCCTTATTTATATATcacttttcacaaaaatagaGTCCACTTACAAAAGTGAGTGACATGACATGGTTTTCTTGCTGTCGAAAGGCTAATAAAGAGGGCTTTAAGCTGCCCCGCCGTCCTTGCGCAGGGTGCTGTGGTCTTTCGCATTTTACATTGAGTTCTCGGAGCCGGAGTCGTCAGCCTGCAAGAATCACGTGCATAGTTAGTGACTAAGGCATTGTGAGGGATGGAGAGAGTACACAGCATTTATGGCACTGctaaaattgcgttttatttcTGTGAACATACAAAGTTAGGCAGCGAAAGTGAGGAAAAAGCggcagcgacggcggcgaACTTGGTCCGCACGCACATGCACCACCTTCCGATAGTTAGGCCAGATCAGGTACACAAACACCACTTTGTCAAGATGCTTCGTacgtttgctttttattttattaataaaatgtgacTAGTAGAAAAATATGCACGCATCCAATGCGCCTTATCCGAAAAATATAGCCCACAGTGTGTTCACAATACGCGGGCGAGAATTTCTCTGGTGCAAAATGCTCGCCCTCGGCGTggtcaataattattattttaaagctacGTTACTACAGAGTTAACTACTACAACAAGAAGTGCTGGAACTGACTTTTGAGTACACAGCTTGGTAACAACAGTGCAGCCAATTGATAGGAAAGACACAGCTTGGTTCCAGAACTTTttagtgtgtgtatgtgtgtatttGACCAGTTCTATGTTGTCCGTGATGAGTGACAATGGAgtcgtattttatttttataataataggCGCCGGCTCCATGCATAGGAAAGTTTTGAGAGATTATCACAAGAGAGAAGAGCCGAATTCGATAAGATCACAACTGACTTTTGTACACTACATCAGGAGTGACGTAAAAGTCCGCCTCATCACTTGGGTCGACTACACTAATTTGGAAATCACCCGACTGAAGGATATGATCTATGTTGGTTACAGAATTGGCAGGCTTGGGTAAAATGAGTAATGGCCATTTTCTAGCTTCCCTGCCAGCAGCACACTCGATTCCCCGACCCTGCGAGAGTAGATTGAATAAATGACTGTTACTGGCCTGCAGCTTTTCAGGTACGGAGAGGTCAAGCTTAAGGCCACAGTTCTTTTTCTGACAAGACGAGCACGAGTCCACGTGACACAGCTCAACCGAGCAGTGTTTCAAGTGCCGCAGGAAAAAGTGCTCGATATATGTGCTGACAGGGAAAAAGAGATCGCATACCTCGCATCTAACCTTTTTCTGAGCTCCACCACGTCCTGCCAACGGCGCCTTGGCCGGCTGAGGTATGATGGTTATCTCGTCATTGATCTTCAGCGGCTTCAGCAGCGAGTCAGAGTTGCTGGCGCGCGCTGGCGGCCCGGTTGGCTTCTTGTCCATCACCCGCTTGGCCACCACGCTGTGCGCAGAGTATACGTGGTTCTCGAACTGCTTGTACATGCCGAACGTAGCCGTGCACACGGTGCACTTGTAAGATAAATGAGCCGGTTTCAGAGTCATATTGTGGTCCTTAGCAACGTGGTTTAATAGCTTCCACTGGTATACCTGTATATTAAAAAGGTCTGTTAGTTACTTTAAACATTATCTAAATGAAAATAGGCAgctaaatttatcaaaaatctttcaaacaaatatattgagcaactaaaaattaatgtctcaACATCAGCGCTGTCACACATTTTCTTGAACACAAGacattgattgaaaataaaaatatccttttgaTTGATAAAGTGAGTCATGACAGTTAAGAAAAACAGTTAGGCGCTGGAAATGTTTTTCTGACAGGCAGTTTTGACATTGAACGACACTTACTCTTCCGCAGACGGGACAGCGTCCACCGTCTTTTCCCTTATTAGAAGCTTCTTGCATGCTTGAAGTTACTAGTCCGTGCGATCCAAGCAAATGTCTTTCTAAACCCTGATCAGTGAAGAAGCGGAACTGGCACTTTTGGCAATTCAAAGGAGGTCTATTGTAAATCATCTTGGGATGGATTTTCACTTTATGTATCCACTGCATGTGATTACGGAGTTGTTCAAGGTCCTGCGAATGCGCAAAGAGTGTTACGATGGaaatcaaaggaaattaattcaaagccAACTAACCTTGATGTAACCGTCGCATATTTCGCAGATGACAAAGTTATTCTTGCCACCCTGCTGACCAGGCTTAGTCATTTGGCTCGCAGCGGGACTGATAGAAGTGCTGGATGAAGTGTTGGTCTGCCTGGGCAGCGGCGTAATCGATATGCTAGGCTGTTGCAGAAGTTTCGCAGCAGGGGACTTGTTTGTAGTCTGAaacaagtttttaatattgagcGTTTCGCTGGAACGGCagcggaaattaattaaaaatacctgaATTGTTAGCGATCCAGAAGACAGTCCCAGAGGAACAGTGGTGCCGCCTTGCATCAGACTTTTAAGTTGGGCAGGCAAGACTTggttttgctgctgctgccaacGCTGGAAGGTTGAGATCAAACTAGTTTTCTTGCGTTGTTTACGGGCATCAGAACATTATTTATATGtttaaaggatttaaaaaccaattaattaatttcagaagcCAAGAAAAGGTTGTAGCAGCAATATTTTCAGGACTGCCTAATACTTCTATgagcaaatttatatttttcattcccaTTGAAGATCGAGTTTCTCAATTCTAGAGCGCATGGATCAGTGCAAAATTTAGtattaagttaaataaaaatcaagaaaagaggaaaattatttgcgtCAACAAGAATTAACTcgttgaaatcaattttaccaTCATTTAGGAACTTCAttataaatgttattttcccGATTTTATCAGATCGGAGGGTGTAAGTACAAAATTGAGTttaccaattaaaataagattaaatttacataatttgaGATGAATCCATCTAAATGCCACCGTTTGaatgttacaaattttcttgatttttttaacgaacTTGAAACATTAATTGTATTGGCCTAAAGAAccaatgaaaaacaaaataaagtagcatttcagaaattaaaaatgacccATCAATCGATTTGTCACTTCAATGagaatcataaatatttaagcaatGTCATCCtgatttatcaaatttaatttttttttcgaaacacTAACATCTGATCTTTGTTACCAGatgcttcaaataattttttattgcaaatttgaaagaggaaaaaaagccaattacttttttttcaagtttttaacataaaaaatgtagtATGTTCTCACCTGATACATCTGATTGTTGGACAGCTGATAGGCGGCGTTGGGGACCATCATCTTCTGGTTGAACATGGCTCCAGTTTGGCGCAACTGCGACGGGGTGATCGCCTTAGGCATGGCCTTTAGGTCGGGCAGGTAGCGCGATCCCATCGCCGGGCGACCCTTGCCCCTAGCGCTGCTTAGTATATTGGGCACCAGGGTCGTGCCAGCGAGCTTGGGCATGAGCGGATGCTGCGCTAGTTGGCCCTGGAGGCGGGGGTTGCCAAACTGCGCCATCGCCTGCGTAGGCAATATCTGCCGCTGCTTGGGCACGCGCGGGATCTTGGCCGGTGGCTCCCAGTCGAGCGGCGGCTCTAGGTTCTTCTCGGGCCGGAAGCGCTTCTGGCAGGAAATCATGTGCCTGGTGATCTTGCTCTTCTGGTTGTCCTCAAACGGGCAGTTGGGACACTGGTGGAAGGAAGGAGCCCGCTCCATCCGACCGCATTTCTTGTGCTCGGTCTGCATGTGGATCAGGATGTCCTGATTGGTGCGCATCGTGACAGGGCAGAAGTTGCAGCAGTATACAAAATTCTTGAAGTGCGGAATCTCAAGGTGGTGCTCAAGCACCACGTCCGACTCCGTCTTGAAGTTGCAGAGCTTGCACTGCTTCGTCTCGTGCTTGTACGGCTTGTTGTTCTCCTTACTCTGCTCCAGATTTTTAAGCAAAGACTGCACCGCGATCTGGTTCTCGGTACTGTTTGAGCTGCTCTTGTTCATCTTCCGCTTCGTCATTTTCAGCAAGTCGGTCTGGACGTACTCCTGGACCATGTTCATTCCAATGTTCATGAAGAACTTGCCGATCGGACTCTCGAAGTAGGATGACGGCTTCGGAGCAGGGCCTTTGGCGTCACTTAAATCACTGTCTGAATCGTCGTCGATTTCTTCGTCAGTGTAGTCAGTGTCGTTGGGGTCCAGTGCACCATCTTCTCCTGCCGCCTCTCGTTCAGCCTGagaacgaaaattaaaataatataggTGACGAGTtagtagcaaaattttatggcagtcaattacaaaataatatataaatcaaGTAGTGAACTTTTAACTATTTCCTTtgacaaggaaactcttggGGTGCTTCAATTTATCtggttataaataaatgagtcACACATTTTCTAACAAAGTAAAATCATTAGGGGATGAACTTTTTAACTCAAAAGTGTTAACGAGTCGTGGAGCTCCCAAGGAAAAAGTTTCTTAAGGGATTAAACATGGGATACGATTTACAATCAAATTTCTAGGAAATAATCAACTTTTTGCTcgttaatattcaaattgttgctgcactttttgatataaaaatctcaaattgaATTCTTCAGCACATAACCTTTTATGtaaccttttttataaataataattatgaataaataaataattaatttagcagtCTTAGGTTAACCTACAACCTGATTCAgcttttttgaattaaagagtatAGCTGGCTGGCTTCCATTCAAAATGTTTActaataaaagtaaataataagaaTACGCATCTAGTTATTAATAGGCAATACCTTTTCCTGTGCCTTCTTCTGTGCTCGTTTTTCCCTCTCCTTCTTCTTCTTATCTTTTTCCTCCTGCCTCTGTTTCCTCCTCTCCTCTCTTTCCTTTCGCTCCTTTTCCCTAACACCCTCGGCAAGTTTCTCTATAGTATCCTTTAAAGACTCCTTGGCGGGCTTTTCATACACATACGGAACTATAAAAGAGGGCGCCTCGACGACGTACATGTCGTCGGTGAGCCCCGCCTGGGCCTTTTGCTGCTTCGTCGCCGCGGCACCTGGGGGCGGCGTGGCTGGTTTTGACTTGGCGCCCAGCGGGTACACCCCCTGCGCGGAGGACAGGCTGGCGCTGGGCCCCGAGGGCGCGGTCAACGGCACCGGCCCCCTGCCCGAGAGAATGGAATTGGTGTCGATGATGACTAAGGTCGGCTCTTTTTTGCCGTCTTTGCTGCTGGCCGCGATTTTCGCCAGAGCCTTCGTATCACTCACTATTATAGTGttcttttttggaattttttccgCACTGCTCGACAGACTCTCGCTCAGCACTGATTTTTTGACGGGCGTGATAACGGCCAACGGGTCCTGCGGCACGATCTCCTCGATGTCGGAGCCGTCGTCGTCATCCTCCTCGCCGTCGATGTATCTTTTGTTCTTCAAGGAGTTTCTGCCGCTCCTGCGGGGGGTCAGGTTTAAAGCCTCTTGCTGGCTGTTGGAGGTGGTTTTAGGCGCGTTAACGACTTTTTTCGGCGGCGTCTTGACGTTGGACGCGTCGTTTGACTCTTCGCCACCAACGCCGCTGTTGTCCAGAGGGTCGCCGTCCTCAGTGACCTCCTGTATATCGCCGTCCTCGTCCTCGTCGTCGATTTCCTGCACCTCATCATTGGTCTCCACTTCTTGAATCTCATCTTCTTCTGcctcttcctcctcctgtTCATCCTCCCCATTTATCTCCTCGCCGCCCTCCAACTCACAAACACTGTCATTGTCCAAGTCTTCCCCGTTCTGGTGTTCCTCCCCATTCTCCTCCTCAGCACTGAAAGCGTCTGTCCCCGAAATACCATTGTCTACTGGATAATCGTCCGAGCCTAATTCCACTAAAATGGGCGCTTTCTTGCCCGCACCGTCATCCGAGGCACTAATTTTGGATTTCTTGGCAGGTGGCGGACTGTCACCGCCATCACTGCCGCCTCCATTTGCTTCCCCGTTGCTGTGCACCTGGGCGGACGCATCCTCCCCGTTGTCCGACTTGTTCAATGCCTCCCCGCTAGGCATCATTACAGCTTCCATCACAAATCTGGAAAAATGAAACCGTGGCAACTTGACATCTAGGACCAACTGtttgttagaaaaatattgtgttttctTATTTCACAACATGTTTACACTTCTTCAAATTgcgtaaaaatatacaaaattacTGGGTGTCTTTGtgatgaatattatttataaattttatcgtgcaacgtgttaaaaaatatataaaaatggtgTCAGACAcgctttcaaaaaataaaaattaaaaaaagtagcGTTGAGAGTAAAACTGACCTAACTTCATGATACAGGAACAATGCAAATTCATTGACAATAATTAGGCTAGGGCAAATGAGAATCTAAGTAAGTGATTGAAATTCAGTATTGTACTAAATAGAGTAAACTTAACAAAAGAGTAAtacttacaaaaaaaattaaaaaatactgggCCTTCAACGTAGCATCGATAGATTCAGCACGTCATGACCTGGGAACAGGGCGAGAAGGACGATGGTTAGAGTACGTCGTAGTGCGATGTGGAAAAAAACGTCATAAATAATTAGTGTTGCCGAATAATGCCTAGCAGCGGCGGGGGAGGGTGCTCGGCCGGAGAAGGCAAACagcgaaaaatcaattttgtccAAAGTGtccgtgattttttttgcccCTAGTGCGAGGGCACACATACAGAGCGCAGCACTGACGGCGGTGCGAACACACTACTAGCCCTTCCTAATCGCCCGCCGATACCTAATCGTGTCCTAAATTCGCCGCTCGGTGCCTAGGCCGGCCCAACGCGGCCCACCGGGACCTTCGGGCCACCCGAATCGCCGAAATCGTCGGCACCGTTCGAAATGGCCCGGCGAATTCCCGCCACACGCGCACCGTATGTGCTTCGCAGCTGCCGCGCGTACCTAGCCTACCAAGCCTAGGATTAGGAAGGGCCGACCGGGGCCTAGTCGGCCGATTCGGGCCCGACAAGGCGTCGGCCGGCGATGCCGACATTCGCCGACACATGCCATGCACTACAAAACCAAATTCCAGTCTTACCGGGTGTGACAACACTCTCACGTCCCGAGATATGGGCATGCACCGACCTGCTCGACGTCACTAACCCCTGCTAAACAGGAGAAAACTGCCAAGATGGCCGCTCGGGGGGCGGTCACGTGATCAAAGGAACCTGTGACGTAGAGGTTGAGTTGAGGGGCTCTGGTAATTGTCCAATCAAGATCCCCGATTGGGTCACGTGGTGCGGACGGGGGGCCCCGGCCAACCGACGTCGTGGTCAAAAATTATGCTCGAAAAGTCTCCCCCGACCCTTGGTCACCGAATTTGACCCCTGGACACCCAGGGCACCGGTGTCCGAGGGTGCCGGCTAGCGAGCGTGGCCGCCAGCTGATTGTGACACATTGACGTCATGCAAGTTCAATGTGCCATCAGCGGCCGTTCTGCATGCGGTACTTAGCCGCCGCTGCACCACCCTTCGGCTGCCTGCGAAGCGGCCACCGCGGCCCGGCCGCTGGCTTGGCTCGGCTAGCTGGCGCGCCCAATTCCCAATTCGCGGCGGCTGTCTGTGCCAGCTGCACGCTATCGCACAACACGGACACATCGCGCCGCCGGTCAATGTtcacaatatatattttctatcCGCGCTTTTCGGGAAAATACTCAGTAGGTCGGCCTGATTAGTCTGGTTGAACTCTCCGAtaagatcaaaatatttttcgtccGGAAATTTATGTTGTCCAGAATGGTCTTGATGACATTCAAATTCAACTTATCTCTGCAATATATAATAGAATAGACCCaaagtttttacattttccttCAAAAGTATTGCTGCTCtcccatttaaatatttttcgaccggaagttaaaatttgtctGAGTGAAAAGGCCATCTctttgaaatcaaaaatttcaagtggtCACAAAAGCCTAGGTTctttagttattattttttattttgatttaattttaaagaaaacctACCTTTtccatgaattttaaacaatcaatTATTTAGCAATATTCAACGGAGGACAAGTTCAAATTGCtgaatattgtttttgtttaatttccttCATTTGACTGTAAGAAAATCTCGAcggttttgaataatttttggccGCTTGATACCTCTAAGAAcgagtttcttttttttaatatttaatatcaacTTACAGgggtgaaaatttttcaacaaccctgatggttaaaatttttattctcagTGCTCAAGGTCGTAAGAATTCAAGCATGGCACCAAACAATTATGGTgacctttatttttaaatatttaaaatgttcttaaatttatttgaaatcaacaGTAAATAATGATAcgtagttttatttaataatttatcagaGAAAAATGAGACATTTATTTTACGGGACATTTGGTTGGTCACACCTAAATTTATCAGTaccgtaaaaaaataaactaaagcGAGGAGGCTGATCCGATGCCCCTCTTTGCTGCACACAATAGCCTATTGATTTTGTGACTGgttacagttttaatttttaactctttggCGCGAGTGGAATCGCGAGGTGTAAATCAGCTGCGGCAATCTCATTCATGATGTGAGCACTGCCATCAATCCATTCACTCAGCGTGCGTAATAATATGCTATATATTATGCATAGCGCAATGCAAACACATGCACATGCACACAGCACTGCATTCATTGAGggccgcgcgcgagagagtaAACTGTCGCATCTTGCAAATAATGGATTGCGCGCGCGGTATTAATTTACCTTGTACACACCATAGTTGTGCATGCACAACGCGCGTTCCGCGACCTGCCTCTTCTCTTTGCTGCTCTCGCGAGTTATTCCAGCTGCCGCCGGTGGCTACAGGGAATTTCTCTGCCGATATTTACgatttacaataaatattttttataagaataataaatatttttataagaatataaattattattattaaacaacATCAAATATTTggtaaataatgaaatcaagTGAAAGATTTGATCTAAAATTATGTGTAAGCTTTTCACTACTAGAAAGTTATTATTctaaaactttaatttgaaatatccCTAATGACAGGGCGACATGTTGCGaaatatttaaggaaaaaacatGATTAAATACGTAAATGATGACATACGCAACACCGAAACACGAAAGTTTTCTTTCTCATTCATGGAATCGTCAAGCatgaaatggaaaagttaTTCTGACTTGTAAATGAAcaaagctaatttaaaatttaaatgcgacTATCATTTTAGAAAAGCTAATTCCTTCTGTTTTCTGCCGAGGAGGTTTTCGAGTTTGAAgaactaaattatatttaaagtttTGAGGAGTGTTTT is part of the Cloeon dipterum chromosome 1, ieCloDipt1.1, whole genome shotgun sequence genome and harbors:
- the MEP-1 gene encoding uncharacterized protein MEP-1 isoform X5; the protein is MEAVMMPSGEALNKSDNGEDASAQVHSNGEANGGGSDGGDSPPPAKKSKISASDDGAGKKAPILVELGSDDYPVDNGISGTDAFSAEEENGEEHQNGEDLDNDSVCELEGGEEINGEDEQEEEEAEEDEIQEVETNDEVQEIDDEDEDGDIQEVTEDGDPLDNSGVGGEESNDASNVKTPPKKVVNAPKTTSNSQQEALNLTPRRSGRNSLKNKRYIDGEEDDDDGSDIEEIVPQDPLAVITPVKKSVLSESLSSSAEKIPKKNTIIVSDTKALAKIAASSKDGKKEPTLVIIDTNSILSGRGPVPLTAPSGPSASLSSAQGVYPLGAKSKPATPPPGAAATKQQKAQAGLTDDMYVVEAPSFIVPYVYEKPAKESLKDTIEKLAEGVREKERKEREERRKQRQEEKDKKKKEREKRAQKKAQEKAEREAAGEDGALDPNDTDYTDEEIDDDSDSDLSDAKGPAPKPSSYFESPIGKFFMNIGMNMVQEYVQTDLLKMTKRKMNKSSSNSTENQIAVQSLLKNLEQSKENNKPYKHETKQCKLCNFKTESDVVLEHHLEIPHFKNFVYCCNFCPVTMRTNQDILIHMQTEHKKCGRMERAPSFHQCPNCPFEDNQKSKITRHMISCQKRFRPEKNLEPPLDWEPPAKIPRVPKQRQILPTQAMAQFGNPRLQGQLAQHPLMPKLAGTTLVPNILSSARGKGRPAMGSRYLPDLKAMPKAITPSQLRQTGAMFNQKMMVPNAAYQLSNNQMYQRWQQQQNQVLPAQLKSLMQGGTTVPLGLSSGSLTIQTTNKSPAAKLLQQPSISITPLPRQTNTSSSTSISPAASQMTKPGQQGGKNNFVICEICDGYIKDLEQLRNHMQWIHKVKIHPKMIYNRPPLNCQKCQFRFFTDQGLERHLLGSHGLVTSSMQEASNKGKDGGRCPVCGRVYQWKLLNHVAKDHNMTLKPAHLSYKCTVCTATFGMYKQFENHVYSAHSVVAKRVMDKKPTGPPARASNSDSLLKPLKINDEITIIPQPAKAPLAGRGGAQKKVRCEADDSGSENSM
- the MEP-1 gene encoding uncharacterized protein MEP-1 isoform X4; the protein is MEAVMMPSGEALNKSDNGEDASAQVHSNGEANGGGSDGGDSPPPAKKSKISASDDGAGKKAPILVELGSDDYPVDNGISGTDAFSAEEENGEEHQNGEDLDNDSVCELEGGEEINGEDEQEEEEAEEDEIQEVETNDEVQEIDDEDEDGDIQEVTEDGDPLDNSGVGGEESNDASNVKTPPKKVVNAPKTTSNSQQEALNLTPRRSGRNSLKNKRYIDGEEDDDDGSDIEEIVPQDPLAVITPVKKSVLSESLSSSAEKIPKKNTIIVSDTKALAKIAASSKDGKKEPTLVIIDTNSILSGRGPVPLTAPSGPSASLSSAQGVYPLGAKSKPATPPPGAAATKQQKAQAGLTDDMYVVEAPSFIVPYVYEKPAKESLKDTIEKLAEGVREKERKEREERRKQRQEEKDKKKKEREKRAQKKAQEKAEREAAGEDGALDPNDTDYTDEEIDDDSDSDLSDAKGPAPKPSSYFESPIGKFFMNIGMNMVQEYVQTDLLKMTKRKMNKSSSNSTENQIAVQSLLKNLEQSKENNKPYKHETKQCKLCNFKTESDVVLEHHLEIPHFKNFVYCCNFCPVTMRTNQDILIHMQTEHKKCGRMERAPSFHQCPNCPFEDNQKSKITRHMISCQKRFRPEKNLEPPLDWEPPAKIPRVPKQRQILPTQAMAQFGNPRLQGQLAQHPLMPKLAGTTLVPNILSSARGKGRPAMGSRYLPDLKAMPKAITPSQLRQTGAMFNQKMMVPNAAYQLSNNQMYQKTSLISTFQRWQQQQNQVLPAQLKSLMQGGTTVPLGLSSGSLTIQTTNKSPAAKLLQQPSISITPLPRQTNTSSSTSISPAASQMTKPGQQGGKNNFVICEICDGYIKDLEQLRNHMQWIHKVKIHPKMIYNRPPLNCQKCQFRFFTDQGLERHLLGSHGLVTSSMQEASNKGKDGGRCPVCGRVYQWKLLNHVAKDHNMTLKPAHLSYKCTVCTATFGMYKQFENHVYSAHSVVAKRVMDKKPTGPPARASNSDSLLKPLKINDEITIIPQPAKAPLAGRGGAQKKADDSGSENSM